Genomic DNA from Pygocentrus nattereri isolate fPygNat1 chromosome 11, fPygNat1.pri, whole genome shotgun sequence:
GAAAAGGATTACTTTAGTGCCATATATCAGAGACCTCTTGAAAAATAGCAGAGGAGCAAAAATGACTTTGAACGACCTCATACTGCATATTTACACGTTTGCACATTGCAGGAGACACGCTATTATTCTACCTCCATTCTTAATCATCTTGAGATTTTGCACCCAACTGAACACTTAGCATTAATGCAGAAGAGTCAGATAAAACCACTATGCTACATCACAGTgctcttttattcatttttcattataacttacttgtttagtgaCATCtgtctgattgattgattgattgatttgttACTTGactttatttacttgtttggctttatttactttactttattaCATAATGCATACATAGGTACTTTAATGGTATCtttaattgatttattgattgattaaattgtttttatatacagCATTATGTACTTTATTGATATCTTTacttggttgattgattgatattatTTCAATACCCAGCATAATGTAACCGTTGAACCTGTTATTTTGAACCAAAATGAATGAGCAGTTTGTGGAAACGCAGTTTGTTATTCATTTTGATATGTTATTATTACTGACATGTGACATGCTGTCAGCTGTAATgtactttttacatttgaacATATGTTTGTCAAATGATGGACATGATTTGTGTAAAAAAGACTGATTATATGGCTGTTTCCCAAGAGTCTCAGCTATGTTTATATCACTTTTTTAACTATGTCTCTTAATTTGAAACAACATACTTTCATGCACAATTTATACTCACATTGTCTTTATGGTTTTTTGATTTGCACATAAACACTGTTCTCTCTCCAGTTTTCTTTCTTATGAGAGCATAAATGTGACTGCTTTAACACAAATTCATTGATCTTGTTCAGAATGTCAATGAAATGTTTCATATTCACTTTAAAACATAATTGTTAAATGTGTTCATGATTAATAAAATGCCTTGTAATAAAATAAGTAgcaacattattattttttattattcttttatttcaaaCCACTCAAGAAATGcgttttttccaagcaattatTCTCCATAACACTGGAATTATATTATCATAACTTGAAGAAATATCATTATGTAACAGTAGATCAAGTTGAAGGTACAGCAAATAGCACTATTTATAGGTATTATAGCAATAGGCATTATAGTCATTCAACAAGTAGCACATAATTGTCTGAACATTCAATTTTAGCTCTGATATATAACCAGTGAAGCAAGAACCGCTCAGTCAAACAGTCTCCTGAGGAAGCTTTTCTTGGCTGGAGTCATTTTCAGCATGATAGGGGCTTTGCGGTGCATTATCTTCATTGGCTCTCTCTTCAGAGGCACTGATGGACGTGGTGGGGTCATCTCTTGCTTGGCAAGGCCGCCGTGGTCCAGGCAGTAGTATTTGCTGTTGTCCTGAGAGAGGCGTAGCAGTAGACTCTCAGAGAGCTCCATGCACTGAGCATGCACCCAGTGTCCACCTTCACCTCTAGAGCAAAAGATCATGGCTGGTCGGGTGAGCTCAGTGGAGTAGAAAGGCTCCCAGGTGTTGATGTCTACCTGGCAGGTGAGACAGCACTTGATCCAGTAGCCAGTCTGAGATTCGTCCTCCTCATCTTCTTCGTTGTAAGTGTCTCTTTCTCCATCGCTGCTATACTCCATCTCATTAGGATCACGCCCAAAGTACAGCTCTTCTGAATCCTCTAGAGGAGCTGAATCCTCAAAGTCTGTGGACTCCTGGCTGCATGTCTGGGTTGGATCTTCCACATCTCCCTCTTGCTGGAAGCTTACCTGGTAAAAATAATAGGCATCTGGAGGTGCAGGATTTCCCTCCGATGGAATAGCTATCAATGCACTTCCCTTTTCCAGGCTTCCACCATACCAAGTACGGCTTTGGCTGATCTCACTGCTCCACTGTGGTGGCTCTCGTGGTTCCATACGTATGCCTACGTCATCCAGTGCGACATAGGTGCACTGCATTCGCTTTTGGGAGTCTGACTGGTAGCCACCAAGGATGATATACTCATGAGCAGCACCCACAGGAGTTGCAATGGCACTTGTGATAGACAGACCGTCATTAAACATATCACAAGAGAGCACTGGGCTGCCTAAGAGAAGCTCCACACGCAGCCTGAACAGGCGAGCCGGACGGCAGTCGGTGGAGAGAATGTGGCCACCCAAGAAGTAAACACAATCCTCTCGAGCCAGTGCCATGTGAAATGACTGCCCATCCGTGAGCTCTGGGAGTGTATGAGCTGAGCAGCAGCCAAACTCCAGGTCAATGAGGTACACctggggtggacagtccacCACACTGTTCCAGTTCTCAGTGGTTCTCTCAGCAGGTGGCATGTAAGACCTGCCACCAAAAAGAACACAGGCTGTTTTTCCCCTGCTGTGGACTACACTAATGGAGTGGCCATACCTAGGCCCTGGAAGCTCCCCCACCAGCTCTTTCTCCTGGCATTTCAATGTGACTTTTCGATTGCATCCGCGACTGTCGACACTTAGCACATAGAGGCTAGAGGACAGCTCATTATTGGGTGTACGGCCCCCATGGATGAGGTAACACTCGGGGCTTCCATCACAAGGTTTTAGATGAGTGATTGCTGGACACCG
This window encodes:
- the rag2 gene encoding V(D)J recombination-activating protein 2 — protein: MSLKHLTAINCAGLLQPGCSLLYLEGDVYLFGQKGWPKRSCPTGLFGVRIKHGELKLRAISFSNNSCYIPPLRCPAITHLKPCDGSPECYLIHGGRTPNNELSSSLYVLSVDSRGCNRKVTLKCQEKELVGELPGPRYGHSISVVHSRGKTACVLFGGRSYMPPAERTTENWNSVVDCPPQVYLIDLEFGCCSAHTLPELTDGQSFHMALAREDCVYFLGGHILSTDCRPARLFRLRVELLLGSPVLSCDMFNDGLSITSAIATPVGAAHEYIILGGYQSDSQKRMQCTYVALDDVGIRMEPREPPQWSSEISQSRTWYGGSLEKGSALIAIPSEGNPAPPDAYYFYQVSFQQEGDVEDPTQTCSQESTDFEDSAPLEDSEELYFGRDPNEMEYSSDGERDTYNEEDEEDESQTGYWIKCCLTCQVDINTWEPFYSTELTRPAMIFCSRGEGGHWVHAQCMELSESLLLRLSQDNSKYYCLDHGGLAKQEMTPPRPSVPLKREPMKIMHRKAPIMLKMTPAKKSFLRRLFD